One Candidatus Uhrbacteria bacterium CG10_big_fil_rev_8_21_14_0_10_50_16 genomic region harbors:
- the xseA gene encoding exodeoxyribonuclease VII large subunit, producing the protein MCGWCNGSSQVGLCKHMIDPFQDNLFESAQTLGKPVALSVSAAVELINQQLFSIAGPNMLIEGEVSEFSVSQGKWVRFTLKDLEDGALLKCFLTVYQLQVEIENGDKIIVGATPKVYPRYGQLTLNVNTIEIVGAGALAQQLERLRKKLEAEGLFAVDRKRALPLYPEKIGLIASRESAAYSDFLRILQNRWGGVEVQSLHVAVQGERAVPDIVGALGYVNQLPVEDRPDVLVLTRGGGSLEDLAAFNDEQVVRSVFASVVPIVVGIGHERDESLAEYAADVRASTPSNAAERVVPDKDSVLNQIEMTERRLVDRVQDAVQTRMYGVESAVAKLTRVMQSLAFEVNRVMTTVQNVGDVLLHELTRYKERVEGMGRYLKEMDPVRVLSRGYAIVHAGDAVLKDASKVGQGDTIQVQLAHGTIRADVQEAN; encoded by the coding sequence ATGTGTGGGTGGTGCAATGGTTCCAGCCAAGTTGGTTTATGTAAACACATGATAGATCCATTCCAAGATAACCTTTTTGAATCTGCACAGACGCTAGGGAAGCCCGTGGCGCTTTCTGTGTCTGCAGCCGTGGAGCTGATCAATCAACAGCTCTTTTCTATCGCGGGCCCAAATATGCTTATTGAGGGCGAGGTGAGCGAGTTTTCTGTCTCGCAAGGAAAGTGGGTGCGGTTTACGCTCAAGGATTTAGAGGACGGCGCCCTGCTCAAGTGTTTTTTGACGGTGTATCAATTGCAGGTTGAGATTGAGAATGGCGACAAAATTATTGTTGGCGCAACGCCTAAAGTGTATCCACGTTACGGTCAGTTGACGTTGAATGTGAATACCATTGAGATTGTGGGTGCAGGTGCCTTAGCGCAGCAGCTCGAGCGTTTGCGAAAAAAATTGGAGGCAGAAGGGTTATTTGCGGTGGATCGGAAACGTGCGCTTCCGTTGTACCCGGAGAAGATTGGACTTATTGCGAGTCGAGAATCGGCCGCATACTCAGATTTTTTGCGGATTCTGCAGAATCGATGGGGTGGGGTCGAGGTGCAATCGCTGCACGTGGCGGTACAGGGTGAACGTGCGGTGCCCGATATTGTGGGTGCGCTTGGATATGTGAATCAACTACCGGTGGAGGACCGACCAGACGTCCTTGTCCTTACGCGTGGCGGTGGAAGTCTGGAGGACCTCGCGGCGTTTAATGACGAACAGGTGGTACGCTCCGTATTTGCGAGTGTTGTGCCAATTGTGGTGGGAATTGGGCATGAACGAGACGAATCACTTGCCGAATACGCGGCTGACGTGCGTGCCTCAACACCCTCAAATGCCGCCGAGCGCGTCGTGCCAGACAAAGACTCGGTGCTGAATCAAATTGAGATGACAGAACGTCGACTCGTGGATCGTGTGCAAGATGCGGTACAGACTCGGATGTACGGCGTCGAGTCGGCTGTCGCAAAACTGACGCGCGTCATGCAGTCGTTAGCGTTTGAGGTGAATCGTGTGATGACAACCGTGCAGAATGTGGGAGATGTTTTGTTACACGAGCTGACAAGGTATAAAGAACGCGTGGAGGGGATGGGACGTTACTTAAAAGAGATGGATCCAGTACGTGTTTTGAGCCGAGGCTATGCGATTGTGCATGCGGGAGATGCTGTGTTGAAGGATGCATCAAAGGTTGGTCAAGGAGACACAATCCAGGTACAATTGGCCCACGGAACGATTCGCGCAGACGTACAGGAAGCAAATTAA